In one Capricornis sumatraensis isolate serow.1 chromosome 1, serow.2, whole genome shotgun sequence genomic region, the following are encoded:
- the STKLD1 gene encoding serine/threonine kinase-like domain-containing protein STKLD1, with protein sequence MAAAGGSAGWLAGSLAPSALGPSAPAPAAASTGSTPRPASLRVRGSSGCHAPPSPREAPPLRAGRPKGRCSRRCSGRESRGRPASSRGLMGVPRVGDGRTPDADLTAHAQSGVGLRLGPEVHPSAPQRDREAESSPEDPMEKYQILDWLNPGALGVNLVVEETKTKVKHVIKQVECIDEHQASEALEELVPLLKLQHAHISIYQELFIMWKSETSSLFLCLVMEHHEGSFQNVIEKNRAAKTAVDSEWLRNMLGQVLDAVDYLHHLDVIHRNLKPSNIALVSNDHCKLQDLSSNTLMTDKAKWNVRAEEDPFQKSWMAPEALSFSFSQKSDVWSLGCIILDMASCSFLDTLGAMHLRRSIRSSPASLSSVLRTMEERKVPDVKTFQALLPLMLQADPAERVTVRDVIHFTFVRSNFRSSGIAQVLRRQVVPEFIIDVLLESNVASIFEVMQNFSSRPEVQLRALKRLLRMTEDQLGLPWPAELVEVLLTVMRQHQRILDIQLRACTLLLRTLGQALAQDAAATVVNTSTIAAVLLSILQSHPVEEQLLATVYSLLTIVASQGLGIDELQRAGLFEDILKRLDSLPRNRDICIHGLSLLWALLVDAIIVNKAPLERAPARVAEVLATFPGDADVAEAGCAVLWLLSLLGCIQEQECAEVVDLLLQSIRLHQDRVLLVNNAYRGLASLAKVSELAALQVVVPRETGGGLDLIRESYRLCCDDPEVVQSVCLLLAYLAAYKEILSELASSGIQPLVVEIHGRFTSSLELVSYAASVLHRLEAAVQPSSEGGR encoded by the exons ATGGCGGCGGCGGGAGGCtcggctggctggctggctggctcgcTCGCTCCCTCGGCGCTCGGCCCGTCGGCGCCAGCGCCCGCTGCGGCCTCCACAGGAAGTACCCCGCGGCCGGCCTCGCTCCGCGTCCGCGGCTCCAGCGGCTGCCAC GCCCCGCCCTCCCCGCGCGAGGCCCCGCCCCTGAGGGCTGGCCGGCCGAAAGGACGCTGCAGCCGGCGCTGTTCGGGCAGGGAGAGCCGGGGTCGGCCAGCGAGCTCCCGGGGGCTGATGGGTGTCCCCCGGGTGGGGGATGGGCGCACACCGGACGCGGACCTCACTGCGCATGCTCAGTCCGGGGTCGGACTGCGGCTCGGGCCAGAGGTGCACCCCAGCGCCCCgcagagggacagggaggccgaGTCTTCCCCTGAAGACCCTATGGAAAAGTACCAG ATTTTGGACTGGCTGAATCCTGGGGCTTTGGGGGTGAACCTCGTGGTAGAGGAGACAAAAACCAAAGTCAAACACGTGATAAAGCAG GTGGAATGCATTGACGAGCATCAGGCCAGCgaggccctggaggag CTGGTGCCGCTGCTGAAGCTTCAGCACGCCCACATCTCCATCTACCAGGAGCTCTTCATCATGTGGAAGAGTGAG acctcctctctcttcctctgcctggtGATGGAGCACCACGAGGGAAGCTTCCAGAACGTCATTGAGAAGAACAGGGCGGCAAAGACAGCCGTGGACTCCGAG TGGCTGCGGAACATGCTGGGCCAGGTGCTGGACGCAGTGGATTACCTGCACCACTTGGACGTCATCCACAG GAACCTCAAGCCCTCCAACATCGCCCTCGTCAGCAACGACCACTGCAAACTGCAGGATCTGAGCTCCAACACGCTCATGACCGACAAGGCCAAGTGGAACGTCCGGGCAGAGGAAG ACCCCTTCCAGAAGTCCTGGATGGCCCCCGAAGCCCTCAGCTTCTCCTTCAGCCAGAAGTCCGACGTCTGGTCCCTGGGCTGCATCATCTTGGACATGGccagctgctccttcctggac ACGCTGGGAGCCATGCACCTGCGCAGGTCCATCCGGAGCTCCCCCGCCAGCCTGAGCAGCGTCCTGAGGACCATGGAGGAGAGGAAGGTCCCCGACGTGAAAACCTTCCAGGCCCTCTTGCCGCTGATGCTCCAGGCCGACCCCGCGGAGCGAGTCACCGTGAG GGACGTGATTCACTTCACCTTCGTGCGCAGCAACTTCCGGTCCTCCGGCATCGCCCAGGTGCTGCGCCGGCAGGTGGTGCCCGAGTTCATCATCGACGTGCTGCTGGAGAGCAACGTGGCCAGCATCTTCG AGGTCATGCAGAACTTCTCCAGCCGACCCGAAGTCCAGCTCAGGGCCCTGAAGAGGCTCCTGAGGATGACTGAAGACCAGCTGG GTCTGCCGTGGCCGGCGGAGCTGGTGGAGGTGCTGCTCACCGTCATGAGGCAGCACCAGAGGATCCTGGACATACAGCTGCGTGCCTGCACCCTGCTGCTGCGCACCCTGGGCCAAG CGCTGGCCCAGGACGCGGCAGCCACCGTCGTGAACACCAGCACCATCGCCGCTGTGCTGCTGAGCATCCTGCAGAGCCACCCCGTGGAGGAGCAGCTCCTGGCCACGGTCTACAGCCTGCTCACCATCGTGGCCAGCCAAG GACTGGGCATAGACGAGCTGCAGAGGGCTGGGTTGTTTGAGGACATCCTGAAGCGCCTGGACAGCCTCCCCAGGAACAGGGACATCTGTATCCATGGCCTGAGCCTGCTCTGGGCCCTGCTGGTGGATG CTATCATTGTGAACAAGGCCCCCTTGGAGAGAGCCCCGGCTCGCGTCGCCGAGGTGCTGGCCACCTTCCCCGGGGATGCGGACGTGGCTGAAGCTGGCTGTGCAGTTCTGTGGCTGCTTTCCTTGCTGG GCTGCATCCAGGAGCAGGAGTGTGCGGAGGTGGTGGACCTGCTCCTGCAGAGCATACGGCTGCACCAGGACCGAGTTCTGCTGGTGAACAACGCCTACCGCGGGCTGGCCAGCCTCGCCAAGGTGTCCG AGCTGGCCGCCCTGCAGGTGGTGGTGCCCAGGGAGACCGGCGGCGGCCTGGACCTCATCCGGGAGAGCTACCGGTTGTGCTGTGATGACCCGGAGGTGGTGCAGAGCGTGTGCCTGCTGCTGGCCTACTTGGCCGCCTACA AGGAGATCCTGTCTGAGCTGGCGTCCAGCGGCATCCAGCCCCTGGTTGTGGAGATCCACGGACGCTTCACCTCCAGCCTG GAGCTCGTTTCTTACGCAGCCAGCGTGCTCCACAGACTGGAGGCGGCCGTCCAGCCCAGCTCTGAGGGCGGCCGGTAG